The Malassezia vespertilionis chromosome 2, complete sequence genomic sequence AGGTGTTTTAGTGCGTGGAGCGAGGCGTGCTCCAATTCTACCAGATCACTCGCTGCCTCTTGGAGCGGAAAGGTTAGCAGGTGGCCCAAGCACCCTGCCGCTAGCTGAAAAAAAGAAATAGCATGTTTCATGCTCTCTTTTtccatgcgcggctcggcTTTTCCCAGCTGCGAGTACTGCGCGGCAATGGAGAAGATGATCAATGCACGTTCCACCGACACACTTCGGTGCGGTTTGAGCGAGTAGGCATGCATACCGCTTGCCCATGGAAATAGTACATGTACATCATCGTCCACAAGCGACGCAAGAAAACTAAGTTGCGCCCAGTACTGCATGAGAAAGTGGATGCTGTCTACGTGCACGCTCAGCGACACAcatgcattgcgcgcaatcGTCCACGCGTCAATATCAGCGTGAaagagcgctgcatccatATCTGGGAACCGTTCTGCAATGTATGCAAGAAGCCCCTCGCGCAAAGGTACAGCCTCGGAGCGAGGCACAGCGATGCCCAGCACATTCGACATGGCGGCAAAAGCGACGTGTTGCGTTTGGACCATGTGCTTAGTCATTGGATAAAAAGTCGCAGGTGGACAGCGCATTCCTTACCATGGCGACGGAGCctgcgcgcactgctgcgGAGAATGCAGTGCCGTCCGAGCCGACTAAGGAGCAAGTCCAatttgcacgcgctgtACATATAACTCTATCGCTGTGGCCTGCGCTACGCAAGGCTGTGCTGGAGGAATGGGGCGGACACGAGTCGGAGGAGAAGCGCGACTATTTGCTTTCGTTCTTGTGCGATGAGTACGGCGACGGTGGAAAAGACACAAAACCCACGCCAGACGACGTCGCCGATTTGATTGAAGACTATGTGATGAAAGAATACGACTgcgagctggacgacgagAGCGCCGACTGGGTTGCAGCGCAgatctgcagcgcgcacaaagCCGTGTTTGAGGAGGAGAAAGGCGAAGAGATACTCTCGGAGCTGGAGAAGTATTACACGGAGATCACAAAACACAAACTCAAGCCCACACAAAATGTAGGCTCCGGCAGCGATTCGGACGACGATGTCCTTGAGCACGGAGACGAGGCAGATACAGCACGCACTCACACGGGCGCAGTCCAGAGAGAACACGCTCCACAGCCAGAGCCCATTGTAGACGAGGACGGATTCGAGACTGTCGTGtctcggcgccgccgctaGCGTAGAAGCCGTGTAGCCAATGTGGAGGTCCTTGACGCGTTTCCTGTTGCTTCGTTCGATGGAGCcggtgctgggcgcacCAGGCCACACATCCCTGTTTTTCAACTCGAGTTTTGCGTCCGATAGCTCTGACGGGTCTGCCGCAGCGTCAAGCGCAGGTCCGTCGCGTCTGCAGCACCTTGCGACGTCGTTCCACctgcacgacgccgagATTGCATTTTTCGACCAAGTGCTTCGCGGCCTCGACGATACGTCCAGCAGCTTTTCGGAGCTGAAACATATGTACAATGCTTGCATTCAGGATACTTCGCTTGTCACCCAAGTTGCACGCACACTGGAACTTACCGCGTCGTACCGCGTCGCCGACATCCGCGCAGCCGTGGATACGCGGCTGTGGAACACACTTCTCTCGCTCGTCCAGGTGCGTGGAAGTACGtggcgcgagcgctgggATTCCGTGCGTGTATCGATTGGACTCGAGCCTCTGGATACGCCTGATACTGAGGAGCCGTATGCGATGAACACACTagccgacgcgctcgcctTCGCCGATCCAGAGACGTCTACGGCAGACTTAGACAGCGTATGGCATCCTCCGAGTGCCTCAGTTGGAATAGGGCTACCCCCATGGCAATCCAAGTCATGGTACACGGATGATGCAGAAGAGAGCCGAGCGCGAATGCACGATCCAGACATGGTGCTCtaccgcgacgcgcttcttcGACGCTTTCTGCACAcatggcgacggcgcattgcCGCCAGCGCCCATACACTACGTCGCGTTGGTCGTGCACAGGAAAAGCTTGTTAAACTGCACGCATGGATTCAATGGCGCCGTCGTGCGGCccgcgcacagcagcagcgcgcgttggCGACacaagcttggcgcggtTTGCTGCTACACCGCGCTTGGAACGCATGGATAGCGCGGATACGCATGCAATCCATGTCCAGGCGCGCAAACCAACGCGCGACACTACGCGCGCTATTCTTCAaggtcgatgcgcgccgtgcacaaacactgcgctgcgtcgcatgGACTCTTTGGCAGCATGCATGGGatcggcgcatcgcacaGCGGTGCTACAACGTGCAGATTCTGCGTGCCGCGTGGGCGCAATGGCGCGAGCAAACTGCGTACCGTCACATGGAGCAGCGGCAGGAAAGGCACGCAGACGCTTTTGACGCCGCACTCGTGCGCGAAcgcgcatggcgtgcatggcggcgcacatttgcgcgctgctgtgcgctcgagcgcactgCAAGCAAAGCACACagcgcacgagcgcacgagcacgtcgcgctcacATTCACGGAATGGCGCCTGCACGCCAAGGCGCAGTTTATCGACCGTGTATGCCGcgcccaagcgctgcgcaccgcatgGAACCAATGGTGGCAAGCGTTCACGACACGCACTGTGCAAAtgcagtgcgccgagcgcgatgccgcTAGCTTGGACCGTACACGTCGTCTATCCGACACGCTCGCTCAATGGCGCCGCATGCTGCGATActgggcgcagcgcgccataCTTGCGCAAAAGTGCCACAACGTGCAACGAGCAGCCGCAGTGTGGGATGCatggcgcactgcgcttgcaaatgAGCGTGCACGGACCGCACACGCGtcgcagctgcgcttgcagcatctccagcgccgcatcttTTATCAATGGAAGCGGCGGCATCACCTCCAAgtagcgcagcgcatgcaaCGCAAAGTACAGCACAAGCTGTGCGGAAACGCATTGCACAGTATGTCTTTACCGTCTACTTACCACAGCATGGCGCTTGGCGTTTGCACGCAACATttatgcgcgcgcaagcacggcgctgctccgCACGCACTCCGACACGCGGCTCCTGTGTCGCTGTGTGAATCGATGGCGAAAGAcagcgcggcagcggcacatggcggcgcgccgcgcagagcACAGTGCCGATGTTCTGCTGCTtacgcgcgccgtcgcgcaatggcgcacACGATATGAGGTCAACGTGCACATGGACcaaaaagcggcggcgacgcaCACACTGCACTTGCTTGGTACGCTGCTATCTGCATACTGACcccagcgcgccatcgtgcacacttgcgccgctggcacACGCACGCAAAACGGCGGCGAATGCACCGCACAATGCTATCCTTGTTCCACAGCCAACACAAGCAGGCCGTCTTGCAACAGACGTGGGACCAATGGCGCGATGTGTTTGCTGAAACACTGCTTGCACACGAGGAATACGCGACGTTTGCCTAccggcgacggcgcatgctgcatACGTGCTGGGGGAGAtggcttgcacgcacgagCTTGCTTCCAGCTGTGGAGCTGCGGCGGAGGTCGCTGCAGTCCAGCGCATGGCAGCGCTGGGTTGGCatggtgcttgcgcgtaggcagcgccgcaatgcCGCCATCTTTACCTCTGCAACACTTGTGCGCAAGACGATGGATGCGTGGCGCGAAAAAACAGTGAAACGCGTTGAGCGTCGTGCTATTGGGTACGTATGCTGCACTACTCACAACAGacgcatgcgcggcgcttcgcgcgcagtgcgccgcgtctcCTCCGAGCATGCTTGGCGGCACAGATAGCTACTTGGCGGTGGAGCGCGCTACATGGAATGGTCCCGCCTGGTTGGTGGGCATAATGAGCACCTCGGCGATGTTgacatgcggcgcacggcttGCCGCCCAGACGATCTCGTCGGCGATgtcttgcgcggcgagcggctCGATCCCTGCATAGACCTTATCCGCGTTTTGCTTGTCACCGTGGAACCGTACAATGCTAAACTCCGTTTCGACCATGCCCGGCTGAATGTTGCTCACACGGATCTGTGTATCGTATAGTTCCTTCATCAGTGCCGAGGTAAATGCTCGGACGGCAAACTTGGATGCACAGTACACGGAGCCTCCAGGGTACGGCTCGACGCCCGCGATCGAGCCGACGTTGATAATGTGGccagcatcgcgcgctttgaaCATATTCACAAACACTTGCGTCATCCGGATTAGGCCACGCACGTTGGTGTCGAGCATGCGATCCACATCGTCAAACTTGAGATCCCCCACGCGTtccgtgccgagcgcaaggccTGCATTGTTTACAAGCACGTCGACTTGTGCGGCCCAGTCGGGGAGTGCGGAAAGAATCGAATCCACTTGGCCGTGGTTGTTCACGTCGAGCGAGAGCGTCGCGTAGCGCCCGCCTTTGCCCGTGCCGCCGTCCTTGTTCGCCTGAATGCATGCTTGTTCGATCTCGGCAAGCTtctcggcacgccgcgcagcaagcactACATTAGCACCTGCCATCGAAAAAAGCACAGCTGTTGCTGCGCCGATCCCGGACGATGCTCCCGTGACGAGTACAACCTTgttgtgcaagcgcgccgttgAAAAGATGGTCGCCATGGCCAaggcgtctgtgcgcgcgcatcacgtgcaagcgccgcgccgtgcctcCTCCCTCGATGCAGACAGCGGTCGaagtgcgtgcggcgctcggccgCTTGGCCGATGCggagacgcagcgccgggcGGCAATGGACGAGTGCTTTGACGACGCGTCCGCCGTTATAGCTGCTAGCCCCGCAGCGATagcgcgcgacgttgcgccgccgttgcacagcgtcgcgcagcgcgccgagttGCTTTCGCTGCGCTTCAATAGCACCGCAGAGATGGCGACACAGCTCAAAAATGaactcgagcagctgcatgcTGAGCGAAAGCGCGTACATGAAGCAATACATTGGTGCAGCCAGGTGCTTTTGCTGAAACAGGCCATCGCCGCttggagcgctgcgctaGAAACGCACGATTGGGACCGCTGCGTGGCCGAGTGCCAATctgtgcgcggcatggacAGTGCTGTGGTGCAGAGTCAgtttgcacagcgcatggTCCCGACAGCGATGCTGCCGGGTACCGCGCCAGAGACCATCTCGGTGCTCACAGAAGCACTCCTCCAcgcgtgcacacgcaaCTTTGCACACTATACCGCGCctgcgacgcgcagcgaggccGAAGCCACGCGGTTTCTGACTTACTTTCCGAAAATaggcgcgcacgacgctggGCTCCGCGTATACACGGCGTTTGCGCGTGGATTGGCCCAGGCGCAAGGCAGGGATATTCAGGAAATGCTGGAGACGCAGTCGCCGCCAGCGACAGTATGGTACGGCACACTTTGGCGCATGCTGtttgagcgcctcgccgtgCTGATCAATACGCATTTTCCTGTGGTGGACCGCATTTTTGCGTCCAACACGCAGCATGGCTTTGTCGAGGGCGTCTTGCCTGGCTTGAGCATCGATTGGACGCGTCTCGGGACACATCTGCTTGCGGCATGTACAGAGCATAGGTACGCAAAGCGGCTTTTGCACCAGGCgcgtgcgtcgcagctTCAAGGTCTTGATAccgtgcgcgctgtgccgcacacgGCCGGGCGCATTTTTGGGCGAGGCGTGCAGCAGGACCGCAGTATGCCATTTTCACTCACAcggccaagcacgccgacTCCACCGCAGATATTGCAAGGCCCGGACCTTGCCATGATTGATACCCTGCTCTCAGAGCTTGCAATGATTGCGCACCATTGGGCGCTCTTTTGCCGATTTTTGCGCAATGTATTGCACGTGGAGATGTCAAGCATTGACGTGGCCGCACAGCAGGCACCTACGCTTGCAGGAGGCGTCGAAGATGCACTTCTGCACACGTACCTTCCTCTTCAGCTCTGGTCTTTACGTGTAGGCGTTGAGAAGGTGCACGACCTCGACACTGCGGATCTAGAAGCGCGGCCTTGCACGTCCTCGCTTCCCGACGACTTGTTCTTCATGCTGCGTACGATGCTCACACGTGCACTCTCTACCTCCTCGCTTAACGTGttggagcgcatcgtgtCCCAAACCATTGCTGTGCTTGAGTCGGACTATGTCGAAATCATTGTGCTCCGCATGGACGGCTGTCGGCGCGGTCTCAATATTGCACGCCTTGTCGACGGGCCCCGCCGCACTGCCGCACTACGCGAGGTCAAAGCCACCATGATTGTATATTTGAATGCATTGGATACCTCGGCAGAGTACACAGAGCGTCTCATGCACGATCTTCAGCAAGAGTCGGTTTTGGAGCAGTACTTTGACGCACACGACGCGTCAGAATCgagcgcacttgcgctggcCCAAGATGTGCTGGGCAGGCTCGAGATGCTCGCGCCCAAACTGCGCGCTTCGCTGCACCTTGAGCTGGGAGAGTTGTTTGGCACACTCATCGAGCCACACACTCGCACATTCATGTCTGACctcgtgcgcgacttggactATGCTTTGGACGAGCATGCgtatgcgcgcgcagaggAAGCGGATATGGTGCGCAAGCGTCTAGGAGCGGCATGGAATAATATCATGCCGGGCTACCGCGAGAAACTTACCCAACACACCTACGCTTTCCTCTTTGCCATGGCCGTCGACGCAATTGTGCAGCCATTCGAGACCGGGGtgctgcaaatgcgcgttaccgagcttggcgcgctgcgctttgaCAAGGacgtgcgtgcaatgcTCGCGTTTCTCGGCGCACAGACACCATGGGGCGTGCGCGACaagtttgcgcgcctccaACAGATTGCCTA encodes the following:
- a CDS encoding uncharacterized protein (COG:S; EggNog:ENOG503PN7F), producing MEPVLGAPGHTSLFFNSSFASDSSDGSAAASSAGPSRLQHLATSFHLHDAEIAFFDQVLRGLDDTSSSFSELKHMYNACIQDTSLVTQVARTLELTASYRVADIRAAVDTRLWNTLLSLVQVRGSTWRERWDSVRVSIGLEPLDTPDTEEPYAMNTLADALAFADPETSTADLDSVWHPPSASVGIGLPPWQSKSWYTDDAEESRARMHDPDMVLYRDALLRRFLHTWRRRIAASAHTLRRVGRAQEKLVKLHAWIQWRRRAARAQQQRALATQAWRGLLLHRAWNAWIARIRMQSMSRRANQRATLRALFFKVDARRAQTLRCVAWTLWQHAWDRRIAQRCYNVQILRAAWAQWREQTAYRHMEQRQERHADAFDAALVRERAWRAWRRTFARCCALERTASKAHSARAHEHVALTFTEWRLHAKAQFIDRVCRAQALRTAWNQWWQAFTTRTVQMQCAERDAASLDRTRRLSDTLAQWRRMLRYWAQRAILAQKCHNVQRAAAVWDAWRTALANERARTAHASQLRLQHLQRRIFYQWKRRHHLQVAQRMQRKVQHKLCGNALHTRQRHMAARRAEHSADVLLLTRAVAQWRTRYEVNVHMDQKAAATHTLHLLGTLLSAY
- a CDS encoding 3-hydroxy acid dehydrogenase (EggNog:ENOG503NW2S; COG:Q), which translates into the protein MATIFSTARLHNKVVLVTGASSGIGAATAVLFSMAGANVVLAARRAEKLAEIEQACIQANKDGGTGKGGRYATLSLDVNNHGQVDSILSALPDWAAQVDVLVNNAGLALGTERVGDLKFDDVDRMLDTNVRGLIRMTQVFVNMFKARDAGHIINVGSIAGVEPYPGGSVYCASKFAVRAFTSALMKELYDTQIRVSNIQPGMVETEFSIVRFHGDKQNADKVYAGIEPLAAQDIADEIVWAASRAPHVNIAEVLIMPTNQAGPFHVARSTAK
- the COG4 gene encoding Golgi transport complex subunit 4 (COG:U; EggNog:ENOG503NYET), producing the protein MQTAVEVRAALGRLADAETQRRAAMDECFDDASAVIAASPAAIARDVAPPLHSVAQRAELLSLRFNSTAEMATQLKNELEQLHAERKRVHEAIHWCSQVLLLKQAIAAWSAALETHDWDRCVAECQSVRGMDSAVVQSQFAQRMVPTAMLPGTAPETISVLTEALLHACTRNFAHYTAPATRSEAEATRFLTYFPKIGAHDAGLRVYTAFARGLAQAQGRDIQEMLETQSPPATVWYGTLWRMLFERLAVLINTHFPVVDRIFASNTQHGFVEGVLPGLSIDWTRLGTHLLAACTEHRYAKRLLHQARASQLQGLDTVRAVPHTAGRIFGRGVQQDRSMPFSLTRPSTPTPPQILQGPDLAMIDTLLSELAMIAHHWALFCRFLRNVLHVEMSSIDVAAQQAPTLAGGVEDALLHTYLPLQLWSLRVGVEKVHDLDTADLEARPCTSSLPDDLFFMLRTMLTRALSTSSLNVLERIVSQTIAVLESDYVEIIVLRMDGCRRGLNIARLVDGPRRTAALREVKATMIVYLNALDTSAEYTERLMHDLQQESVLEQYFDAHDASESSALALAQDVLGRLEMLAPKLRASLHLELGELFGTLIEPHTRTFMSDLVRDLDYALDEHAYARAEEADMVRKRLGAAWNNIMPGYREKLTQHTYAFLFAMAVDAIVQPFETGVLQMRVTELGALRFDKDVRAMLAFLGAQTPWGVRDKFARLQQIAYVLTRDEEEEVRAPKTNPKDEHVDVYEAGTNIGISWQLTPAEVQAVQALRI
- the TSR2 gene encoding rRNA accumulation- protein (BUSCO:EOG09264ZDJ; COG:S; EggNog:ENOG503P5NB) gives rise to the protein MATEPARTAAENAVPSEPTKEQVQFARAVHITLSLWPALRKAVLEEWGGHESEEKRDYLLSFLCDEYGDGGKDTKPTPDDVADLIEDYVMKEYDCELDDESADWVAAQICSAHKAVFEEEKGEEILSELEKYYTEITKHKLKPTQNVGSGSDSDDDVLEHGDEADTARTHTGAVQREHAPQPEPIVDEDGFETVVSRRRR